Proteins found in one Synechococcus sp. LA31 genomic segment:
- a CDS encoding carbohydrate ABC transporter permease has translation MRWKLWLLMAPALLWLAAIFAAPMLHYAWLSTQAETVLTGFQPRPIGTEQWLRLWNDARFWQDTWQTLRFSAASVGLEMLLGLTMALLLHQPLRGRGTLRTISLLPWALPTTVMALGWRWIFNDPYGPINQAMAQLGLGSVPFLSDPNITWLAAVWADTWKTTPFVALLLLAGLQNIPADLYEAAALEGASPWQNLRRITLPLLTPYLLIALLFRLAQALGVFDLIQVLTGGGPAGSTESLALYAYLNAMRFLDFGYSATVMLGSFVVLLLVAALAGLGLRGRLLR, from the coding sequence ATGCGCTGGAAGCTGTGGCTTCTGATGGCGCCAGCACTGCTGTGGCTCGCCGCGATCTTTGCCGCGCCGATGCTGCATTACGCCTGGCTGAGCACGCAGGCCGAAACCGTGCTGACAGGGTTCCAGCCGAGACCCATCGGTACGGAACAGTGGCTGCGGCTATGGAACGACGCCCGTTTTTGGCAAGACACCTGGCAGACACTCCGGTTCAGCGCTGCCTCGGTGGGACTAGAAATGCTGCTGGGGCTCACGATGGCCCTGCTTCTGCATCAGCCACTGCGAGGGCGGGGCACACTCCGCACCATCAGCCTGTTGCCCTGGGCCCTGCCAACAACTGTGATGGCACTGGGCTGGCGCTGGATCTTCAACGATCCCTATGGGCCCATCAATCAAGCGATGGCCCAGCTTGGGCTGGGCTCAGTGCCGTTTCTCTCCGACCCAAACATCACCTGGCTTGCAGCCGTGTGGGCCGACACATGGAAAACAACGCCCTTTGTGGCCTTGCTGCTCCTGGCTGGCCTGCAGAACATTCCGGCCGATCTCTACGAAGCCGCAGCATTGGAAGGAGCAAGCCCCTGGCAAAACCTGCGCCGCATCACCCTGCCTTTGCTCACCCCTTATCTCTTGATTGCCTTGCTGTTCCGCTTAGCCCAGGCCCTAGGCGTGTTCGATCTGATTCAGGTGCTCACCGGCGGCGGCCCGGCCGGAAGCACTGAAAGCCTGGCTCTCTACGCCTACTTGAATGCCATGCGCTTTTTGGATTTTGGCTATAGCGCCACGGTGATGCTCGGGTCTTTTGTGGTGCTGCTGCTAGTGGCCGCCCTGGCAGGGCTGGGGCTTCGCGGGAGGTTGTTGCGCTGA
- a CDS encoding ABC transporter substrate-binding protein, whose amino-acid sequence MLRRWPLLLVALITSVLLGLWGLAARAIEPVNVLMPAPFADASADLVDSFNREHPGIELSITRGPLQTEAVSDLAISSLLLGSSPYDLLLMDVSWTPKYAKAGWLEPLEGWLGDDALADLAPGAELGNAFGGHLWRFPLVADMGLLYWRTDLMDAPPRTPIELETISRDLQAAGLVPWGYVWQGKQYEGLSCVYVEMLSGFGGRWLEQDQTELNSHSAVQATAWLRHLVEAGITPPSVANMAEPEALQAFQAGDAAFMRNWPYAWAMLNKSDSPLKGKVAITTMVSESGEPHAATQGSWGLSLLKGSRHKRAAIEALRYLTSVDAQKQLNLRWGYTPTRLSVFDDPELLAANPVLADLKVALADSVLRPLTPIYAQLSDLLYRELNNVITGGINPQPAMRQLQSNSERLLVTAGGQG is encoded by the coding sequence ATGCTGCGCCGATGGCCACTGCTGCTTGTTGCACTGATCACCAGTGTTTTGCTAGGGCTCTGGGGTTTGGCAGCCCGCGCGATCGAGCCGGTGAATGTGCTGATGCCGGCACCCTTTGCCGATGCCAGCGCTGATCTGGTTGACAGCTTTAACAGGGAGCATCCTGGTATTGAGCTCAGCATCACCCGCGGGCCGCTGCAAACTGAGGCTGTCTCAGATCTTGCGATCAGCAGCCTGTTGCTGGGGAGTAGTCCCTACGACCTCCTGCTGATGGATGTCAGCTGGACACCTAAGTATGCAAAGGCAGGCTGGCTCGAACCACTGGAAGGTTGGCTCGGTGACGACGCCTTAGCTGATCTCGCACCAGGCGCTGAACTGGGCAACGCCTTTGGTGGCCATCTTTGGCGCTTCCCTCTCGTAGCGGATATGGGTCTGCTCTACTGGCGCACCGATCTAATGGACGCGCCCCCGCGGACCCCGATCGAGCTCGAGACGATCAGTCGCGATCTTCAGGCAGCCGGACTCGTGCCATGGGGCTACGTGTGGCAAGGCAAGCAATACGAAGGACTCAGTTGTGTCTATGTGGAGATGCTCAGCGGCTTCGGTGGCCGCTGGCTGGAGCAGGACCAGACCGAACTCAATAGCCATTCCGCCGTGCAAGCCACCGCCTGGCTGCGCCACCTTGTAGAGGCGGGCATTACGCCACCCAGCGTGGCCAACATGGCTGAACCGGAAGCGCTGCAGGCCTTCCAAGCCGGTGATGCAGCCTTCATGCGCAACTGGCCCTACGCCTGGGCAATGCTCAACAAATCCGATTCACCCTTGAAGGGGAAGGTGGCGATTACCACCATGGTGAGCGAAAGCGGTGAACCCCATGCGGCCACCCAGGGCAGCTGGGGGCTGTCGCTGCTCAAGGGCTCCCGCCACAAGAGGGCCGCCATTGAGGCCCTTCGCTACCTCACCAGCGTGGACGCCCAAAAGCAACTGAACCTGCGCTGGGGCTACACACCCACTCGTTTGAGTGTCTTCGATGATCCGGAGCTTTTGGCAGCCAACCCGGTGCTGGCCGATCTGAAAGTAGCCCTCGCAGATTCAGTACTACGGCCGCTCACACCGATCTACGCCCAGCTGAGCGATCTGCTTTACCGCGAACTCAACAACGTGATCACTGGCGGTATCAACCCTCAACCCGCCATGAGGCAGCTTCAAAGCAACAGCGAGCGGCTGCTAGTTACCGCTGGAGGCCAGGGCTGA
- a CDS encoding carbohydrate ABC transporter permease has translation MARLALLIWSLGPMLWQLYTSFRPTEALTGGLNGPAGWTLSHYQQLLQGDPPFLTYLINSTVVGASSTALTLALAVPCAYGLSRIGRAASRNLSLLVAAAAAFPAVLLFLALLELARDWHLANNLLALSLPYAGLCLPLAILLLQASFRDIPLELEEAALMEGMGLWQRLRWVMLPLMTPAMASAAVLIFIFCWNEYPIALTWLSQSNLLTLAPAMARIAGSSVFTIPYGAFAAATVLGSMPLILLMLLFQRQIISGLTQGAIKG, from the coding sequence ATGGCAAGGCTGGCTTTGTTGATCTGGAGCCTGGGTCCGATGCTCTGGCAGCTCTACACATCGTTCAGGCCCACTGAAGCCCTCACCGGTGGGTTGAATGGCCCGGCTGGCTGGACGCTCTCCCATTACCAGCAGCTCCTCCAGGGGGATCCGCCGTTTCTCACGTATCTGATCAACAGCACCGTGGTGGGCGCCAGCAGCACCGCACTCACCCTGGCCTTAGCTGTTCCGTGCGCCTACGGGCTGAGCCGTATCGGTCGCGCTGCATCGCGCAACCTTTCACTCCTGGTGGCTGCTGCGGCCGCCTTCCCGGCTGTGCTGCTGTTTCTGGCTCTGCTGGAGCTTGCAAGAGATTGGCATCTTGCCAACAACCTCCTGGCCTTAAGCCTCCCCTACGCAGGGCTCTGCCTGCCCCTCGCGATCCTGCTGCTGCAAGCCTCGTTCCGCGATATTCCCCTCGAATTGGAAGAAGCGGCGCTCATGGAAGGAATGGGCTTGTGGCAGCGTTTGCGCTGGGTGATGTTGCCGCTGATGACGCCGGCCATGGCCAGCGCTGCAGTCTTGATCTTTATTTTCTGCTGGAACGAGTATCCAATCGCGCTCACCTGGTTGAGCCAAAGCAACCTGCTCACCCTGGCTCCAGCGATGGCCCGCATCGCTGGATCTTCGGTGTTCACCATTCCCTATGGCGCTTTTGCTGCCGCCACCGTGCTCGGCAGCATGCCACTGATCCTGCTGATGCTGCTCTTCCAGCGCCAGATCATCAGTGGCCTCACCCAAGGAGCGATTAAAGGATGA